From Dermochelys coriacea isolate rDerCor1 chromosome 8, rDerCor1.pri.v4, whole genome shotgun sequence, the proteins below share one genomic window:
- the FAM163A gene encoding protein FAM163A, with protein MTAGTVVITGGILATVILLCIIAVLCYCRLQYYCCKKDESAEEEEEEEEEEEEPDLPTRSYLTTCNACNSRIVDGQGSPAPPPHEFNQQGARNYCPTCSPYGSPFYIRTADMVRNGGERITYMPACYKEMGPPFKMATLQSYPMTRHGIVHETFPNPRAISTDV; from the exons ATGACAGCGGGAACTGTTGTTATCACCGGCGGAATACTAGCGACCGTGATCCTACTGTGTATTATTGCAGTGCTCTGTTATTGTAGGCTACAG TATTATTGCTGCAAGAAAGATGAAtctgctgaggaggaggaggaggaggaggaggaggaggaggagcctgacCTTCCCACTCGCTCATACCTTACAACCTGCAATGCCTGCAACTCTCGCATCGTGGACGGGCAGGGCAGCCCAGCACCACCACCCCACGAATTTAACCAGCAGGGTGCTCGGAACTACTGTCCTACCTGTTCCCCCTACGGCTCACCCTTTTACATACGGACCGCTGACATGGTGCGGAATGGTGGTGAGAGGATCACCTACATGCCCGCATGCTACAAGGAAATGGGGCCACCCTTCAAAATGGCAACCCTCCAGAGTTACCCGATGACCCGCCATGGCATCGTCCACGAGACCTTTCCAAACCCGAGGGCTATTAGTACAGATGTGTAA